A portion of the Mus pahari chromosome 17, PAHARI_EIJ_v1.1, whole genome shotgun sequence genome contains these proteins:
- the Pkdrej gene encoding polycystic kidney disease and receptor for egg jelly-related protein — MWPGPALLLLGLGLGLGSQPPPTGPRGLPGVLRGAPGLGQDTESSVRGSDTGGLSPRAAPRRASPTLPHRCPSGAAARVLLKVNSSDPAANKATVSCQRVTCIIQPVKINRKDQNAPLILSRDEEATLNVTVRYHCPGALVIRKTWAYFSVASVNDTPDWNRPVLLPQVSVSKGFSLHIPKYALPYGVYVFNFTLSIFRWDPSWPTARGSDIIYIWVKKRPLKAVLLGAPRVTMKFSDELILNGSMSHDPEADIPTWGLQFFWYCTTNPRYYSGNYVLVINQDVCHPEQDSLNWPWAVGSVLTIPPKTLRGNGVYYFRMVVQKQNRTAFSDKIVHVLQGLQPKVHISCIENCGPMLAVSDRFSLFLNCPSCGHQDSYSWSILSLMGHEVMFDWAGQAITRRNGAYLSIKAFAFRNFLENRFWVSLILKSWGGVTTTLRHPIVINHGPQVGKCKINPASGISMVTKFAVECSDFKDKNLPLKYKIIVSELDSIGEISSVEENTLGSVVYSGTEPTSPAFFLPVGTVTDQYNVRLYVQVYDSLGTFSQVTLQATVKAPTVRDSSKNVLQQLLKVTMEPTSLLSTLLQKQDWLQAGYLIYVVTSVLNNIKGELELQDDRARLLEHLVQQSLTFAMNTEDEIGQSVMVITKLTQKASDLSQADLEAITFRLRQASQDLQAYQHRHKHLHSRQVEVVSTGILTSLSNVLKLINPYYTLQDPLFVVESLSDTILDNKLPGSKTTALRTSNFNMYVEKVENWNVFKAFRNDSLCPNCLRATLNASAVPGLPPKAPISMMFCEFTEDPFPWLTYPENSSVDVVGFRMTGVADNGKVIEITPDVAEVYLVRKDLTPSSFNLTVGPGIKSDGFSKMTTGGISFEVDSRWTGELLIHIVTNVTVLFEALVYEGHQLTPANLMASFLVPHDTSPTVKWRGLFDPTCSVKEARVVCLSSSLLRSISQRRLSFKYNISVVLQASRFVLKPTNKLVRIALFMVHCLDMYGIQSDWQQSTCVLGEKTTWKTVHCICRNGRRSRRQLTSAKLTYHHLHTHFVTAKVIVVPNPVDLRLAVISNLTQNPATFLAVLFIMILYVILAFWALHRDVIDLYLRDHVIILTDNDPFDTLCYLVTIFTGSRWGSGTRANVFIQLMGTESTSDVHCLSHPYFKTLYRGSINTFLLTTKNDLGDIHSIRVWHDNSGKAPSWYLSRIKVENLFNKRIWLFVCRRWLSVDTTLDATFSVTNPDEPLKKTDFFMIDVRDNLGKNHMWFSIFTDIVPKPFNRLQRLSCCLAVLLSSLVCNIMFFNLNQKEQIESSHMYIISSMVIGIESVLITIPVQLLITFFFTYSQKNLKLTLDKGAPQKHPLMSEEGLSWKERLHKWHEYEMKALPRKAAVSTSASKKKEASETSQKHEKADTQMSNKNISNNNLEASEGVPPKASSSQMHTTESVKKKTQIILPRWCVYIGWFLVFATSGISSFFIVFYGLTYGYAKSIEWLFASFCSFCQSVFLIQPCKILLRSGTRSYKPKYCKNLSWSSKYHYSEIRLQELKMTREEMEQLHEDMAYARSLSVYQPITEDKIQILRRENRIRRRSFLFLSYLVTHFIFLTLLLLLIFSLRHNDSFYYNQFIRHRFSMDLATVMKLGDIYIWLNGVFLPLLHNDPNPTFLPDSSSKILGLPLMRQVRARPSNKTCLLAKKFVQSSIAGEIHCHPRYGIDPEDTQHYFSVWSKAGKQSTDKASNGFTYKPPGKKWVYYSYGVLNTYGSGGYAFYFFPEQQMFNSTVRLQELEGKNWLDELTWAVIVELTTLNPDTSLMCSISVVFEVSPLGVVNSSLSVYSFSLADFNRKTSSEIYLYAAILIFFCAYVVDEGYIIRQEMAYYIRSVYNLLNFSLKCMFTLLIVLFFWKYLLATKMVQLYLADPEAFVPFHAVSRVDHFLRIILAFLLFLTILKTLRYSRFFYNVRLAQKAIQASLPGICHTALVVSIYSFMYVAFGYVVFGQHEWNYSSMIHATQTIFSYCVSAFQNTEFSGNKVLGVLFLSSFMLVMICIFINLFQAVILSAYDEMKQPVYEEPSDEAEAVTYLCSRLKSGFDFLIARSRDKDQSDFFVDMLYGQPEKNSRRFLGLKARNINGQKMIYLVV, encoded by the coding sequence ATGTGGCCGGGCCCCGCGCTGCTGctcctgggcctgggcctgggtctGGGCAGCCAGCCGCCACCCACCGGCCCTCGCGGGCTGCCGGGCGTGCTCAGGGGCGCCCCGGGGTTGGGGCAGGACACGGAGAGCAGCGTCCGGGGCAGTGACACCGGTGGCCTGTCCCCGCGTGCAGCCCCGCGCCGCGCCAGCCCTACGCTGCCCCATAGGTGTCCCTCGGGCGCAGCTGCGCGCGTCCTCCTGAAAGTCAACTCTTCGGACCCCGCAGCCAACAAGGCAACGGTGTCCTGCCAGAGGGTCACCTGTATTATACAGCCAGTGAAGATCAACAGGAAGGACCAGAACGCTCCCCTTATCCTGAGCAGAGACGAGGAAGCTACCCTCAATGTCACTGTGCGTTATCACTGTCCTGGTGCCTTGGTCATTCGCAAGACCTGGGCATACTTTTCGGTGGCCTCTGTGAATGACACCCCCGATTGGAACCGACCTGTGCTCTTGCCGCAGGTGTCAGTGTCCAAGGGTTTCTCCCTCCACATCCCCAAATATGCCCTGCCTTACGGGGTGTATGTATTTAACTTTACACTATCCATCTTCAGGTGGGACCCTTCCTGGCCCACGGCGAGAGGCTCAGATATCATCTACATTTGGGTTAAAAAACGCCCCCTGAAGGCTGTTCTTCTTGGAGCCCCCAGAGTAACCATGAAGTTCTCCGATGAACTGATTCTGAATGGAAGCATGTCCCACGACCCAGAGGCAGACATCCCCACGTGGGGACTCCAATTTTTTTGGTATTGTACCACAAATCCAAGATACTATAGTGGCAACTATGTATTAGTGATCAACCAGGATGTCTGCCACCCAGAACAGGATTCACTGAACTGGCCTTGGGCAGTGGGCTCTGTACTAACCATTCCACCAAAAACTCTTAGGGGCAATGGTGTGTATTACTTCAGAATGGTGGTACAGAAGCAAAACAGAACTGCATTTTCTGATAAAATTGTACACGTGCTCCAGGGGCTTCAGCCCAAGGTGCACATTTCCTGCATTGAAAATTGTGGCCCCATGTTAGCTGTATCAGAtagattttctctgtttctgaatTGCCCAAGTTGTGGCCACCAGGATTCGTATAGCTGGTCCATTTTGTCTCTAATGGGCCATGAAGTGATGTTTGACTGGGCAGGGCAAGCCATCACCAGGAGGAATGGAGCTTATTTGTCCATAAAAGCTTTTGCCTTTAGGAATTTTTTGGAAAATAGGTTTTGGGTTTCTCTGATTCTGAAATCTTGGGGTGGTGTGACCACGACCTTGAGACACCCCATTGTCATTAACCATGGCCCTCAAGTTGGCAAATGCAAGATTAATCCAGCTAGTGGGATTTCCATGGTTACTAAATTTGCTGTTGAATGTAGTGATTTTAAGGATAAGAACCTTCCCCTTAAGTATAAAATAATAGTATCTGAGTTGGATAGCATTGGCGAAATAAGTTCCGTAGAAGAGAATACACTGGGTTCCGTGGTGTATTCAGGTACAGAGCCTACATCACCAGCCTTCTTTCTCCCTGTCGGTACGGTGACAGATCAGTACAATGTGAGGCTTTATGTTCAGGTCTATGACTCcttagggacattttctcaagtgaCTTTGCAAGCCACTGTGAAGGCACCTACTGTCAGGGACTCTTCAAAGAACGTTTTACAGCAGCTGCTCAAAGTCACCATGGAACCGACATCGCTGTTGTCCACCTTGCTTCAAAAGCAGGACTGGCTACAGGCAGGCTACTTAATCTATGTGGTGACTTCTGTCTTGAATAACATAAAAGGGGAGCTGGAACTTCAAGACGACAGAGCCCGTCTCCTGGAGCACCTCGTCCAACAGTCTCTCACGTTTGCTATGAACACAGAGGACGAGATCGGTCAGTCAGTGATGGTCATTACCAAATTAACCCAGAAAGCCTCTGACTTGAGTCAAGCGGATTTAGAGGCCATCACGTTCCGGCTTAGGCAAGCAAGCCAAGACCTACAAGCATACCAGCACAGACACAAGCACCTTCACTCCCGGCAGGTTGAAGTTGTGAGCACTGGCATCCTAACCAGTCTGTCTAACGTTCTTAAGCTGATTAATCCCTACTATACGTTACAAGATCCTTTGTTTGTCGTAGAATCACTATCAGACACAATACTGGATAACAAGCTGCCAGGGAGCAAGACCACTGCACTGAGGACCAGCAACTTCAACATGTATGTGGAGAAAGTTGAAAACTGGAATGTTTTTAAGGCCTTCAGAAATGATTCACTCTGTCCAAACTGCCTCCGTGCGACACTGAACGCAAGCGCAGTTCCCGGGCTACCCCCAAAGGCTCCAATTTCTATGATGTTTTGTGAGTTCACAGAGGACCCCTTTCCTTGGCTGACTTACCCGGAAAACAGTTCTGTAGATGTGGTCGGGTTCAGAatgactggagttgcagataacGGTAAGGTCATAGAGATCACACCTGACGTAGCAGAAGTGTACCTGGTCAGAAAAGATCTGACCCCTTCGAGTTTTAACCTTACAGTGGGACCTGGCATCAAAAGTGATGGGTTCTCAAAGATGACAACAGGTGGAATTAGCTTTGAGGTGGACAGCAGGTGGACTGGGGAGCTACTTATCCACATTGTCACAAATGTGACAGTGTTGTTTGAGGCCTTGGTATATGAAGGCCATCAGCTCACGCCCGCCAATCTGATGGCCTCTTTCCTTGTTCCTCATGACACTTCTCCCACTGTCAAGTGGAGAGGCCTGTTTGACCCAACCTGTTCAGTCAAGGAGGCCCGCGTAGTTTGTCTGTCATCATCCCTGCTTCGAAGCATATCTCAGCGCAGACTTTCATTCAAGTATAACATATCTGTGGTCCTGCAGGCATCGCGTTTTGTCCTGAAGCCCACTAACAAGCTAGTGAGAATTGCTCTCTTTATGGTTCACTGTTTGGACATGTATGGGATCCAGAGTGATTGGCAACAAAGTACCTGTGTGCTGGGTGAAAAGACCACATGGAAAACAGTACACTGTATCTGTAGGAATGGAAGGCGGAGCCGGCGGCAGCTGACTTCTGCAAAGCTGACGTACCATCATCTGCACACCCACTTTGTAACTGCTAAGGTAATTGTGGTCCCTAACCCCGTGGATCTGAGGCTAGCGGTCATTAGTAACCTTACCCAAAACCCTGCCACCTTCCTGGCCGTGCTTTTCATTATGATCTTGTATGTGATTCTGGCTTTCTGGGCCTTGCACAGGGATGTGATAGATCTGTATCTTCGGGACCACGTGATAATACTGACCGATAATGATCCTTTTGATACCCTATGCTACCTAGTAACCATCTTTACTGGGAGTCGCTGGGGGTCTGGAACCAGAGCCAATGTTTTTATCCAGCTTATGGGAACGGAGAGTACCAGTGATGTTCACTGTTTAAGTCATCCGTATTTTAAAACCCTATACCGAGGAAGTATCAATACTTTCCTCCTAACAACCAAAAATGACTTGGGGGACATCCATTCCATACGAGTGTGGCATGACAATTCGGGCAAAGCACCTAGCTGGTACCTAAGTCGAATCAAAGTAGAAAATCTATTCAACAAGCGCATTTGGCTTTTTGTGTGCCGGAGGTGGCTCTCTGTGGACACCACTTTGGATGCAACGTTTTCTGTCACCAACCCGGATGAGCCTCTGAAAAAGACAGACTTCTTCATGATCGATGTGAGGGATAATCTTGGGAAGAACCACATGTGGTTCTCCATTTTCACGGACATTGTCCCCAAACCATTCAACAGGCTCCAGAGGCTGTCCTGCTGCTTGGCCGTGCTGCTAAGCTCTCTTGTGTGCAACATCATGTTTTTTAACTTGAACCAAAAGGAGCAAATTGAGTCCAGCCACATGTACATCATCAGTTCAATGGTGATAGGCATCGAAAGCGTCTTAATCACAATCCCTGTGCAATTATTGATAACTTTTTTCTTCACCTATTCCCAGAAGAATCTTAAACTGACTCTAGACAAAGGGGCACCCCAGAAGCACCCCCTGATGTCAGAGGAAGGTCTGTCCTGGAAAGAGCGATTGCACAAATGGCATGAATATGAAATGAAGGCTCTCCCCAGGAAAGCTGCCGTGTCCACCTCTGCTTCCAAGAAAAAGGAAGCCTCTGAAACCTCACAGAAGCATGAGAAAGCAGACACCCAAATGTCCAATAAGAACATCAGTAACAATAACCTAGAAGCCAGCGAAGGTGTCCCTCCGAaagcttcctcttcccaaatgcaTACTACTGAGTCTGTTAAAAAGAAGACCCAGATTATCCTGCCCAGGTGGTGTGTTTATATAGGCTGGTTTTTGGTGTTCGCCACTTCCGGTATATCGTCattctttattgtattttacgGCCTGACTTACGGCTATGCCAAGTCAATAGAGTGGCTCTTTGCGTCATTCTGTTCCTTCTGTCAGTCTGTGTTCCTCATACAACCATGCAAGATTCTACTGAGGTCAGGCACCAGGTCCTACAAACCCAAGTACTGTAAGAACCTCTCGTGGTCCAGCAAGTACCATTACTCAGAAATCAGGCTGCAGGAGTTGAAGATGACACGAGAGGAGATGGAGCAGCTTCACGAGGACATGGCCTACGCCCGAAGCTTGAGCGTGTACCAGCCCATCACTGAGGACAAAATCCAAATCCTCAGGCGGGAGAACAGGATCCGGAGGAGGTCCTTCTTATTCCTGAGCTACCTCGTGACTCACTTCATATTCCTGACCCTTCTCCTGTTGCTCATTTTCTCACTGCGTCACAACGACAGCTTCTACTATAACCAGTTTATTCGCCATCGGTTCTCCATGGATCTTGCCACCGTGATGAAGCTGGGAGATATCTACATATGGCTCAATGGCGTGTTCCTCCCTTTGTTACACAATGACCCAAACCCAACATTCCTTCCGGATAGCTCTTCTAAAATCCTTGGCCTTCCACTCATGAGGCAAGTGAGAGCCAGACCTAGCAACAAGACATGTCTGTTGGCCAAGAAGTTTGTACAGAGCAGCATTGCAGGGGAAATCCATTGTCACCCACGGTACGGCATTGACCCAGAAGACACACAACACTATTTCAGTGTCTGGAGTAAGGCTGGCAAGCAGTCTACAGACAAAGCTAGCAATGGGTTTACTTATAAGCCTCCGGGGAAGAAATGGGTGTATTATTCCTATGGAGTACTAAACACCTATGGGTCTGGAGGGTATGCGTTCTACTTCTTTCCAGAACAGCAGATGTTTAATTCCACAGTGAGGCTCCAGGAACTCGAGGGAAAGAATTGGCTGGATGAGCTGACATGGGCCGTGATTGTGGAACTGACCACTCTGAATCCAGACACCAGTCTGATGTGCAGCATTTCGGTTGTATTCGAAGTCTCTCCCTTAGGGGTTGTCAACTCTAGCCTCTCTGTGTACTCCTTCTCGCTGGCCGATTTCAACAGAAAAACGTCATCAGAAATCTACCTGTACGCCgccattcttattttcttttgtgcctATGTTGTGGACGAGGGCTACATCATCAGGCAGGAGATGGCTTACTACATAAGGAGCGTGTACAACCTGCTCAACTTCTCTCTCAAGTGCATGTTCACTCTCCTGATAGTGCTTTTCTTCTGGAAGTACCTCCTGGCCACCAAAATGGTCCAGCTTTACCTTGCTGACCCTGAAGCCTTTGTCCCCTTCCATGCCGTTTCTCGGGTTGATCACTTCCTGAGAATCATCTTGGCTTTCCTGTTGTTTCTGACCATACTGAAGACACTCAGATATTCCAGGTTCTTCTATAATGTGCGCCTGGCTCAGAAGGCCATCCAGGCCTCCCTTCCTGGCATCTGCCACACGGCTTTGGTGGTGTCTATATATTCCTTCATGTACGTAGCTTTTGGGTACGTGGTGTTCGGTCAGCATGAATGGAATTACAGCAGCATGATTCATGCCACCCAAACCATCTTCTCCTACTGCGTGTCAGCCTTTCAGAACACAGAATTTTCCGGCAACAAGGTTCTCGGGGTCCTGTTTCTGTCGTCTTTCATGTTGGTGATGATCTGTATCTTCATCAACTTGTTTCAAGCAGTGATTCTGTCTGCCTACGATGAGATGAAGCAGCCTGTGTACGAGGAGCCGTCCGATGAGGCCGAGGCTGTAACCTATCTGTGCAGCAGGCTAAAATCCGGGTTTGACTTTCTCATCGCCCGATCTAGAGACAAAGACCAATCTGACTTCTTCGTTGACATGCTCTATGGGCAGCCGGAGAAGAATTCTCGCCGATTCCTGGGACTGAAGGCCAGAAACATCAACGGGCAGAAAATGATTTACCTTGTTGTCTGA